A window of Pseudomonas denitrificans (nom. rej.) genomic DNA:
GAGACCTCACCCATGTACGACTGGCTCAATGCCCTGCCCAAGGCCGAACTGCACCTGCACCTGGAGGGTTCGCTGGAGCCCGAGCTGCTTTTCGCCCTGGCCGAGCGCAACAAGGTCGCCCTGCCCTGGGGCGACGTCGAGAGCCTGCGCAAGGCCTATGCGTTCAACAACCTGCAGGAATTCCTCGACCTCTACTACGCCGGCGCCGACGTGCTGCGTACCGAGCAGGACTTCTACGACCTGACCTGGGCTTACCTGGAGAAGTGCAAGGCGCAGAACGTCATCCACGTCGAGCCGTTCTTCGACCCGCAAACCCACACCGACCGTGGCGTGCCCTTCGAGGTGGTGCTGCGTGGCATCCAGGGCGCGCTCAAGGATGGCGAGAAGCAGTTGGGCATCAGCCATGGCCTGATCCTCAGCTTCCTGCGCCACCTGTCCGAGGAAGAGGCGTTCAAGACCCTCGACCAGGCCATGCCGTTCCGCGACGCCTTCATCGCCGTCGGCCTGGACAGCTCCGAAGTCGGCCACCCGCCGAGCAAGTTCCAGCGCGTGTTCGACCGCGCCCGCGCCGAAGGCTTCCTCACCGTCGCCCACGCCGGCGAGGAAGGCCCGCCAGAGTACATCTGGGAAGCCCTGGACCTGCTCAAGATCGAGCGTATCGACCACGGCGTGCGCGCCATCGAGGACGAGCGACTGATGCAGCGCATCATCGACGAGCAGATCCCGCTGACCGTCTGCCCGCTGTCCAACACCAAGCTCTGCGTGTTCGACCACATGCGCGAGCACAACATCCTCGACATGCTCGAGCGCGGCGTGAAGGTGACGGTGAACTCGGACGACCCGGCGTATTTCGGCGGCTATGTCACCGAGAACTTCCAGGCCCTGCACGAGCACCTGGGGATGACGAAGGAGC
This region includes:
- a CDS encoding adenosine deaminase codes for the protein MYDWLNALPKAELHLHLEGSLEPELLFALAERNKVALPWGDVESLRKAYAFNNLQEFLDLYYAGADVLRTEQDFYDLTWAYLEKCKAQNVIHVEPFFDPQTHTDRGVPFEVVLRGIQGALKDGEKQLGISHGLILSFLRHLSEEEAFKTLDQAMPFRDAFIAVGLDSSEVGHPPSKFQRVFDRARAEGFLTVAHAGEEGPPEYIWEALDLLKIERIDHGVRAIEDERLMQRIIDEQIPLTVCPLSNTKLCVFDHMREHNILDMLERGVKVTVNSDDPAYFGGYVTENFQALHEHLGMTKEQAQRLAQNSLDARLVK